The sequence below is a genomic window from Hydractinia symbiolongicarpus strain clone_291-10 chromosome 10, HSymV2.1, whole genome shotgun sequence.
CCTGGGACAATCGCAAACGCAGTAAAATCGAGAGTATCTTTGTTATCGGTATCTTTCGTCTTCTCTTTTTTTGGCTCACTagcatttttaatttcaatcttGGGTTCTTTTATAATCCCTTTCTCAAGTTTACTGGTTTTCgtgattgacttatttatctgcacttTATAAGACTGCGGAATTTCTCTGGTAACTGTTTGTTCATTGTTAAATACCTGTCTAATGTCTTCTCTTCCAACGGATTTGCGAGACTCGGCTTTACTATATGAAGAACTTGGCTTTTTCTTGTCAAAATTTTTCGACGCCTTGGTATAACTTCTCCTTTTCTCAGCTAAcaattcattaaaaattaattcccgccgaattttttcttcaattaaATCAGTTTCATCTTGTAATTCTTTAGCGAGTAAAATTTCTCTGAAAAACCGTTCTCGTATTAATCTCTCGTCTGTAAATTCTTCATCATCGGGTATATCGAAGGAAGACTTGCACCTTCGCTCACGGGCTGAATACGCTCTCCCGATAACTCTTTTTCCTTTTCGATTCATATATTCATTTTCGTACATCTCTGACACAATCTGCCTTGGATTCCATAAATAACTTTGAGGTCTACCATTTCTTTTATGGTGGTTAGTTACTGTTTCTAACAGTGAATTATTTATGATGTCTATATTTTTATTGCGGTATGTTTGACCAGGACTTTGCTTATCAGAGCCGCTTTCACTTCTTTCTTTCTTCACAGACCAGCTATTGCtgcgttttaattttttacttcgTTTTTGAACTTTTGCAGGTCTTTCGTTTATCTCCCTAATATGTGGCGTACTTTGTCGCATTTCAGGACTTCCGCAAAACCGATCAAAACTATCTACGCTAGCGTGGAGAGTTTTCATGTCGTACATGCTTTTGCTTTTGTGATCGAGTACGAACGGTTTAGATTCGTCCCAGTTTTCAAGCTTGTAAAAGCTACTgtacttcttatttttttctcgaATGCTCGCTCTTCCACTATCGCATCCGGAGAGATAAGAAGATTGGCGTGGACACTGCGAGTCAAGGCTGTCTCGATTACTTTTATCACCCTTATTCTGTCTCATATCGTTAATCAGCCCAGTGAGAGAGAACCTCTTCTTCGTAGTGGTGGTATTTTCCGACTCAACACGCTCGCCGCTGACTGTGCGTACATATAATCCACTCTTTTGAGGCTCCATCATATTTTGATCAGTTTCTCGCAGCGAAAGTTTAtaaaagtgtttgtttttatttcgagATTTACCAAACCTGTTCATTGCTTTGATTGCATTTcctaattgaaataaaaaagtaaatttttactCCCATCTATCCCTTCGGTAATTATCCCTTCGTTAATTACCATAAACCTTAATTAATTATATTCTTGCGCAAATGTAacttttattactattattaaatTTTCGTCATTTTTGTCcgacaaagttttttttccgATAAGGTTGTTGCACAAAAATAATAAGCACAAAcaattcataaataaattttgcggATAACAGCAAATAATCGTAAAATTtcattgttattattttcaataaaattatttatccaGGGTCGCCTCTGAAGTTCCTATTAATACTGCTATCAACAGGGTTCCTATGAAGagagtcctagtgcatttatagcttccatttgagctacgaaagtagTGCAATTACAATGGCTCAACCGCCGAAGATGTCAATCCTATTCTTGTGCTAAaagctaagcagaaaggatcgcTTCACGCTTTAATAGTCTCGTCATGACTCGGCAATAAAATTATACTGcgatttgattggttaatattTTTGAATTCGCACCTAAAGCAGTTGCATCTTTGCGCAGAGAAATAAAATGTTTGGTCATCGAAATTGTCATTACAACTTGCGACGTAAATATAAAATGGATATTATGCGCAATACTTTAAATTATCGTGAAGTTAAAGAAGTAAAACCAAACAAAAAAAGAGCGAATAATCTTGTAATGATCGAAGAGATGTTTTTTATCCTTTACGATTACTTACGCTGTGTTATCTAAGCgaaaaaacgataaaaataccaaaaaaccTAACCTGCAAACTTCCAGCGCTTCTTCGGCTGCCATTTTGAATTAGCTTCGAAATTCCTGACCACTACTTTTTCTTCACTGTTCAGTGCGTTCAATTTAATTGCAATGTGAGGATCAATGGTAGCATCTTCATCGTTTTTACAATCATACTCGGgaacaaaacataaacaaaaatcatTCTCGTATGTTTGTGTTTCAACTGTAATCATAATTTTATTCGTGGAAATCGAAGTTGGGTTGACCACTGTCGGCGAGTCCGTCATGTTTTTCGACGTATTCTAAATTGTGAACTCAACATGCAGATACAACACAATAAGATCAGGTAATACAGTATCAAAAGGTaatttcaacctcgttcccaggctccccttaatttcaaaaagtgaaaaaggaCCACGGGGTTGAGGCAaactttgtaaattttgtttttctaagaGCTATTCTCTTGAGAGCAAGATTCAGGATGGCTTTTACCGTGATATTTCAATGTATACATAAAACAAACTTCAAGTACTCCCGCCCTTGCACAGACTAGTAAAATGTCTATTAAAGGGTctatcaaaaaacttttatcattTGGCGACGCTTAAGAGCGATGGTAAATATAGCCAGTTAAATGCAGAAAAGGATACgtagatttaaaatttttatgcaaatatcatcattttttttttatttttattaaaaacaaatgctatcttttaaaaaaaaggatatGAAAATAGTTTTAGAGATTGGATTACGTTCATGAGGTCACAGGTACTATTTACAAATGTGCTGAGTCAGCAAAGTTTGACTTTTTGCAATCAGGCTGGAAACCATGTTGAATCTTAGTCATCCAAAACTTAACGAAACTTGGTATCTACCGCTGTATTACCCTGGCTTATGTTGAGAACATGCAAAGAAAAACTCTCTTTTTTAATAACACTAAAAGTAATGACCTTAATTATTTCGTCAAGATTTTATGATTTTCTTGACCATAGCTCTTTTTTAGGTTTCTTGTACAAGATAACCTTCATTGCCATCACATTTTTACTGTTCtaagaaaataaactttattgtATCTTGAAACATACTTCGATAAAATTAAAACCTGAAATGACAATGTAACGTCTCTCATGGTGTCATACCTGCAGTCGACATGTTGCTAAATATTGATTTCAATTCATCTGAAATACCTAAAAGACAAACAAGCTAaccttttttttgattttcttttcttttcttttaccaGCAACGCTTTCAAATAATTTGTTCAAAACGCATATACTGGAATAATTTATCATAGTGTTTGTTGGAGATTCAAAAGTATAAATAAATTAGCataattgaatttttaaataatttatttagagTATAAGTTGTAACCAGTCTCTTCAATAGGATGGAAGTTGAgcttcattgaaattgaattacgaAAGTTGTTAACAGTGAATGTTTTGCGTCTgagaaaagaaaagaatgtcACTGAATTTCCAGAAGATTTTGGGACGTTTTTAGGCATTAGGTTTTACACTTCCAGGtctgtaaatgttttttaaaaagttgttggAAGGTATTTTTGGATAATAGATCTTTGCTTTTTCGATCATCTCCACTTCACAAAGCCATATCAAGTCTCAAATGTTCTAAAATCGTTCCCCATTTTTCCTAGCTAATAATAGATGTTTATACTGCCTGTGATAACAACAAACCACGTTTTCAATTCGTGTTCGCTGGCAACGTTTCATGTTAGTTACTACACGGAGTGCTTTGTAGTCGATTCACGCATGCGCTAAATGTAAGAAACCAAAGGCGTCGTTGTTTCACaagttttacattttctttGCTAATCTGTTAAAAAGGAAAGCAATATCAATTTTAAATGTTAGTGGTCATTAATCTAGACATCAGCCTCGAATCGGTGATTTAGCCTCACATCCAATCAACGAAAGCAGTAATAACGAGGCTATGCCTtcttaacctcgtccccagggccaACTattaacaaggcaaaatgccctgggagcGAGGTTGATGCTTTCTAAGAGCTGTTGACTTATTTACAATGATTCGAATATAGTTAGATTACGAAATTTCCACGTAATGTTGCGTTCAAAAAAGTGATTCGAACAGAAAAACAAGCCTGACTTTTTACGTAACATGATCTGCTGGAATTCCGTTTGTTGAGAACTACTATCTTGCCAGAAAACTGAAATTTGAAGGTAACTGCAGAACAAAATAATGTCGAAAAACAcgaaagtttttatttataaatacaaacatatatatacaatttttattttaaaaccttATGAAACATTAAAgtgtataaaacattttttttttcttatattaattTCACGATTTGAGAGTTTATGATGGCATCAAAAATTGACGATAAAACTCTAAGCGGTttcttaatataaaaatttttacagtTTGACGGAATACAGAACACGATAATATGACGTCGTCGTCGGTGCAACATTAAGAGAAGATTAAGGGACTGGAAACTAATTTAGAAACTCACAGTGTCCGTAAAACCCGTAGTCTATATAATCTATGCGgagtttttttttctagttcagAAAAACAGCTGCGAACAGTGTCATTGCTTAAAAACGAGATTACCATTGCATTCAAACGAGGCAAATGCTAATACTGCATTCAAACGAGGTTACTGTTGACACGTTGATAGACAGGCCGACGTTTCCGTAAATTCGCGGTATCTTCTGACTAAAATATGAAATATGTTACGCAATGTAGACAAGAAcattaataaattaataaatatatcaGTTTGATTGATATGTTATAATTCTATTCTTTCTGCAAACAAAAAATGGTAGGCCGAGTAGCGAAGTTTAAAAGCAACTTCTGTTATTAAACGAATTGCAGTTACAGGCAGTGCCATTTAAAACTTAACCTTGATTTCCTGAAATTCCTGTCCTTATTTAGCTAAAAATCATGACATTTCCgaattataatttttctacagTTATGGCTGATGAACTACTAGTTGTTTTAGAACGAAGAAAAATACAATATacatgaattaaaaaaagaaattaaggaTGAAACAAATACAAGCTGAAGATAAATTTAAAATCCAGACATTTTCCAGACACAtcctatttaaaaaagaagcatTACAAGGACCTAGTGCAAAAGTGGAAAATTCCTGTCATtttttcctgacatttcataaagaccaaattttactgactttttgcctatatttttaatattcctGACAACTCCCTACAGAGTGGACACCCTGTGTAAAGACTTCTAAAATAAGTCAAAATACCTCGTAACCTGGCTCCTCAATCCCACTTAACAAATCTGATTCAGGCATCAATTCTTGGTCGGATACTGTTCCACGTTCGTAAAAATCTACGTCATCAACATCCGACACGTCGTCATCAGATTGATAGTCGAAAAATCTCGACTTAAGTGATTGACGTGATATGCTGACAGGTGCTTTGATGCGGGACACAAGTTCTGCCAGGTCAGTGAATGATGGTGCTATGTTTCCACCCTGTGCGAAAGAAAAAAGGTTCTGCTTAAAAGAAGCGTAGAAAAAAGTATCATAAGAAGCTGAACACATTCCTTGGCTTATCAATTACATCAACATCTATTTTTGAAGGAGATGAAAGTAGATTGTAGGAATTTTGAGGAAATCTCTGCCCAGATTTTCAACTAAATAGGCTGGTCACACCTGGCAGAGAAAAAAGATAGTACCTACCACAATTATTTGTTTCTGTTTCTGTTTTGCTGTTTGAGGGCTCTCACTTTGAAGCAAGTTTCCTTGCAAAAGGCTGCTGAATACTGCTCTCCCATGATGCAACCCAACTTCCTGTTACGAAACAATGATATATGAATATCGAGAAAAAATATAAGGCAGATAAAACCGTAACTTAAGGTTTTTCCTATACATTATAGATATACTAGTCGTTGACCCGTGAGAAAATCAACGGGGTCATCCGTCAGCAAATTATTAACTCTGCGAGGGACCCGAAATAAAGCTGTGAGCAGCTATTTTAAACACACAGAATAAAGGTATTATTAAacatactagtcgttaacccgtggaaaaaaccACAGGGTCGTCTGTCTTTAAAATACACGCTATTTCGTGTGCCCATTgcacaacaaaataatttttgggtCGATGGAAGCTGGAGATCTTAATTTCTTTATAACAAAGTCTGATTGCAGTTACAGTATCATGTAAGCACTCGCAGTAGGACCTGCGTGCTAGTCAGGTGAACAAACGCACATTACACAAGTTCCAATTTAAAATACATTGCAACACTGAAAACTACTCAAAACAGACGAAGAAACTTTTATTTGATCCTGTCCTTACTAGCTAATTTAGTGGTTAAAGTTAATTTCTTTGTCCA
It includes:
- the LOC130662492 gene encoding uncharacterized protein LOC130662492; the encoded protein is MINYSSICVLNKLFESVAGKRKEKKIKKKNTSKNMTDSPTVVNPTSISTNKIMITVETQTYENDFCLCFVPEYDCKNDEDATIDPHIAIKLNALNSEEKVVVRNFEANSKWQPKKRWKFAGNAIKAMNRFGKSRNKNKHFYKLSLRETDQNMMEPQKSGLYVRTVSGERVESENTTTTKKRFSLTGLINDMRQNKGDKSNRDSLDSQCPRQSSYLSGCDSGRASIREKNKKYSSFYKLENWDESKPFVLDHKSKSMYDMKTLHASVDSFDRFCGSPEMRQSTPHIREINERPAKVQKRSKKLKRSNSWSVKKERSESGSDKQSPGQTYRNKNIDIINNSLLETVTNHHKRNGRPQSYLWNPRQIVSEMYENEYMNRKGKRVIGRAYSARERRCKSSFDIPDDEEFTDERLIRERFFREILLAKELQDETDLIEEKIRRELIFNELLAEKRRSYTKASKNFDKKKPSSSYSKAESRKSVGREDIRQVFNNEQTVTREIPQSYKVQINKSITKTSKLEKGIIKEPKIEIKNASEPKKEKTKDTDNKDTLDFTAFAIVPGTPLQRKLSQRGINGKAPINVIEPTKSPLSDGGTPMLAKRKSFHSADDIVGTTCDFVPIINTSLSADDVTNEEVMANISARKEAVSQKSSTGSKSEDDVPILDDSYYDDDDDLATYV